The window TGTCCGACCTCAATCTGCCCGCGGCTCTGATTGTCATTGTCGCCTATACCTTGCAGCTCTATTTTGACTTTGCCGGTTACAGCGACATGGCCTCCGGCATTGCCCTGTGCTTTAACATTGAGCTGCCCATCAACTTCGACTCCCCCTACCGCGCGCGCAGCATCGCGGACTTCTGGAAGCGCTGGCATATGACCATGACCCGCTTCTTTACCCGCTATCTGTACATCCCCTTGGGCGGCAACCGCCACGGTCTGGCGCGCACCTGTCTGAATACGCTCGTTATTTTCCTGGTGTCCGGCCTGTGGCATGGCGCGGCGTGGACCTTTATTTTCTGGGGTGCGCTGCATGGCCTGGCCATGGTCGGCTCCCGTCTGCTGGCCTCGCGCACCGACCGGCATTTGCCGTACCCGCTCGGCTGGCTGATTACCTTTGCGTTCGTCAACCTGTGCTGGGTCTTTTTCCGGGCGCCGTCGTTTGCCGATGCGGGCACCCTCCTCAGCCGGTTGTTTGTTGGCGGCTGGGGCGCTCTGCCCTCCGGGCTGACCGACTGTTTCCTCATCACCGAATTTGCGTCGATCGAACAGTTCGTGCCCATGGAAGCGACTGTCTTTGGCACGGTCATCTGTGTGCTGTTCCTGCTGCTGGCGCTGGCTGGAGCCGTCTTTCCGCGCAACATGCAGCGGCGGCTGGAAAATTTCCAGCCCAGCGTTCCCCTGTGTCTGGGGTCGTCGGTGCTGCTGTTCTGGTCCATCCTCTCGCTGACTGGCGTGAGCACTTTCCTGTATTTTACGTTCTAAAAGGAGGCCGCCATGTATCGTAAATATCTTGCCGGTTTCCTGGCGACCGTCATCGCCCTGCTGGCCATTTGCGCCGGGGTGGTGTATGGCATCGACCCCTCGTTCCAGTATCACCTGCCCTACGGAAACATCAAGGCCGTGTATCTCAACGAGCGGTATCAAAACGCCGGTCTGGCCAAAAACCTGGAATATGACACGGTCATCCTAGGTTCGTCGGTCACGGCCAATTTCCGCCTGTCGCAGTTCAATGAACTCTTTGACGCCCAAACGGTCAAGCTGACCTTCCCGGGCGGCTGTTTTTCCGACTTTGAAACCGCGCTCAACCTGTGCTTTGAAACCCACGATGTCAAGCGGGTCTTTTGGAGCATCGACCCCAAAATCCTCATGACTCCTTACGACGAGGAGCCCACCCCGCTGCCCGAATATCTGTACAACTTCAATCCCTTTGACGATGTCAAGTATCTGTTCAACAAGGATGTCATTCTTGAGCAGTGCGGCGAAAGCATCCTGGCCACCCTTTCGGGGGAAGGACAGTCGCTTGACGATGCCTTTACCTGGGACACCAAGTATGAATTTTCCCACGAGCATGCCCTATGGAGTTATGTGCGCCCGGACTGGGAAGAAGAACCCCAACCGGCCGACGCCTATGACGACATCATTGACCAGAATTTAGAGTGTGTGCTTTCGTTTGTCAAGGCGCACCCGGACACTGAGTTTTATTTGATGACGCCGCCATACAGCATGCTGTACTGGGACCGTATCCTGCGCGACGGCAGCTATACCGCGGTGCTGAAGCTCTATGACCGGCTGCTGGAAGAGCTGCCGCAGTATGAGAATGTCCACTACTATTGCTTTGCGGTGGATGAAGTCACCATCCCGCTGGGCAACTACACGGACGAAGTGCATTTCTCGGGCGAAATCAGCCGCTATCTGGCCGAATACATGGCCAAAAACGACGGCATGACCGCCGATGACATGCCCGCCATGCACGCTTTCTTCCGCGACTTGGTGGAAAACTACGACTTTGACAGCATGTTCCCCGAATCGGTGCGCGACAATCCGCGCCGGGTGCGCACGCTGCCCGATGATTATTGACCCCGTTCCCCCGGCTATCTGGCCGGGGGATTTTTTTGCATGCAGGCAAAACAAAAAGACCCCAAACCCTTGGTTTGGAGTCTTTTTTCCTGGCGGAGCGGGTGGGATTCGAACCCACGGACGGTTTCACCCGTCAAACGATTTCGAGTCGTTCTCGTTATGACCTCTTCGATACCGCTCCATATGCAGTTCTGCGATGCAGCTTAATTAGTATAGCATGTCCTGCGCAAAACTGCAAGTGTTTTTTCGTATTTTTTTAAACTTTCGTCAGAGCCTGCTCATACAGCCGTTTCATCTCGCAGGCGTCCTCGGCCTGGGTGCCCGCCGATTCGCAGATGATGGTCGGCTCGTAGCCCCGCGCGGCCAGTACCTGCGCCAGAGGCGCAAACTCCGGTCCATAGACGGTATCGGCAAAGGTCAAATGCCGCACCTCACCCTTGGCCGAATATTCGATCTTGGAAAAATGGCTGTGGAAATGCGCCGTGCGCTCGTGGCCGATCTCGTTTTCCATGCGGTCAAACAATGCGGCAAACGCTTCGGCACTGTTGTACTGTCCGCCGGTGCGCGCGTTGAGGTGGCCGAAATCGATGCAGGGCAGCAGGCGGTCATCCAACGCGACCAGGGTGCAAATCTCCTCGGCGCTGCCGATGACGCTCTGTTTGCCCATGGTTTCCAAACAGATGGTCTGGGTATAGCCATGGTCCTGAACGGCCTGCAAAATGGCCCTCACATTGACGATCGTATTTTGAAAGGCTCGGTCGCGCGACTGCTTGCCTACACCGCCGCAATGCACGACCAGATGGTCGGCGCCCATGGCCTGGGCGGCGGCGCAACTTTTGAGTACATAACCGATGTTCTTTTCCATCCGCTCGGCTTCGCTCGAGGACAGGTTGATATAATACGGCGTGTGCAGCGACAGGGTGATGCCATGGGCAGCCGCCTGGGCACCGATCTTGCGGGCAGTCTCCTCGCCCACGTTGACGCCGCGGCCGCACTGATATTCATAGGCGTTCAGCCCCAAACCTTGCAGCCACTTGGGCGCATCCACGGTAGCCTTGAACCCAGCCGCGGCAAACGAATCGGAATTGCCGGCTGGACCAAATTTAATTGCCATGGTTCATCTCCTCCCGCATTTTCCGGCGGCCGCGCTCGATGAAGCCGTGCTCCAACCGGCAGCGCACGCCAACCCAAAACTCGCCCCGGTCGATCGACTGCACCTGACAGGTCAGCGCGCCCATGCGGTTGCCGCCCAGCACATCGGTAAAGATCTGGTCGCCAATGACCGCAATCTCGTGCATGGGAAGCTCCAACATGGCAGCCCCCTTGCGGAACCCGCGCGTCAGCGGCTTGGTTGCCCGGCTGATCCAGCGGATGCCCATGGGTTCGCTGAAAACTCCGACCCGTGTAGCCTTATTATTGGACAAAAACAGGACTTTGATGCCGGCTTCCTGCATACCCTTGATATAAGCGCACAGCTTTTCGGTGGGGTGTTTGATGCGGTGGGAGGATACCGTGCCGTCAATATCGATCAGTGCACCGCGGATGCCCCGGCTTTTCAAAAATTCCGGGGTGATGTCATAAATGCTATCAAAAACGCAGTCTGGCGTTAAATAACGTAACATAAGGGAAAATCTTCTCCTTCTGAATTTCTCTTTGAGTACATATAGTATTGTACGCGACCGACCCGCAAAAGTCCAGAAAAAAGGAGTGTTTCGCAATGGAGCTGAAAAAGAACCTGACGTTGGTATGTGCTGGTGCGGATGCGGTGGCGGCTTCGGCCTACGGCCTGCCGCTGCTGCATTTGTGCATGGGAGTGGGGCCGGGCGGCGGCATCCGGCGGCTGCGCCTGCCCGCACAGACCCAAGGACAATATCTCGGGGTCAGCGACTTCGGTATCGAGGGGAGCATCCCCAAATTCTGCGCTGAAGCGTTGGTGTTTGAAGTCAAAAAGCGGCGGATGCGCGGTATTTTTGCCGATTTTGAACGGGATACCCCGGCAGTACATACCTTATTGCGCGATCTGGATGCGCTGCTCGCAGCCGCCCACCTGCCGCTTTTCGTACCGGTCGGGCAGGCCGCGCAGGTGCAGCATGCCCATCTGGTGGCCGAAACCGCACTTTCGGGCGGCAATCTGGAGGATTATCTGGGCGATTTGCTCGAACAATATCCGGGACGGCTGGCGGCTGCACTGCGGCCTATTTCGGCCGATTACCGGCTGCCCGCTCAAAGCAGTGAGGGCACGCCGCTTTCCCGGACCGACCGCGTGGCGCTCCAACAGAAATATGGCGCCCAGTCGTTCTTCTCCCGCGACCTGTGCGCCAAATATTTCACCTATATGGACGAAAAGGGTGACGGCCATTTTGTCCTGTTTGACGACGACAGCACGCTGGAAGCCAAGCTGGTGCGACTGGACGCGCTGGGCATTCAGCCGGTGTTTGCGCTGTATCCCGACGTGCGTACGCTGTTATGAGATGAGGTCAGCTGTTTTGGCCTGCACGAGCGCGATGAGGTCGGCGGGCGCCAGTTCGATCTGGTAGCCGATCTTGCCCGCGCTGACAATGATGGTCGGGATGTCGTTTGCGCTTTCGTGTAGCGTGACCGGATAGGGCTTTTTCAGGCCGACCGGCGAACAGCCGCCGCGCACATAGCCGGTCAGGCCGAGCAGTTCCTTGACGTGAATCATCTCCATGGCCTTTTCCCCGACCGCCTTTGCCGCTTTCTTGAGGTTTAGCTCCTCGGCCACCGGGATGACAAACACATAAATGCTGCCGCTCTTGCCGCGCGCGACCAGGGTTTTAAACACCTGTTTAACATCCTGCCCCAGCAGTTCGGCCACATGCACCCCGTCCACGGCTTCCTTGCCGTGCGGGTATTCGTGCGGGGTATAGGGGATTTTATGCTGCTCCAAAATGCGCATGACATTGGTTTTGTTCTCTGCCATCGGAATTCTGCCTTTCTTCCTTTTTTCTCTCATTATAGGCGATTCTCCGCACAGATACAACCCCAGGGGTTCTATTTTCCGGCAAAGCGTGGTATACTAAAATCACTCGATGTTCCCGGATGGACAAACCTGCCCTGTCCGCCCCGCCCTGCTGCGCTTGATGCGGAGGTGAATCCCCATGGCGCAAAACTTCACACCATCCGACCGGACCCGCATCCTGCTCATCCTGGCGCTGCTGCGCGAAGGGGACAAGACCGGGTTTGAGATCATCCACGTGCTGGAAACCCGCAAAGACCTGTCCTTTGCTTTGGAGGAAGGGATGCTCTATCCCCTTCTGTACCGTCTGTGTGACGACGGCCAGGTGAGTTCCTACGAAAAAGAGACCGCAGCAGGCCCCCGGCGTTTTTATAAACTCACGCGCGCGGGCGTGCATCTGCTGCGCCGTCACAGCGCCGAATGCCATCGGCTTTGCCGCTCGTTTGGCGGCTCGGTGGGAGGTGAAGCCTGTGCCCGACCATCCGATTGACCGCTGGCTCCATCGGGTCTGTGCACACATCCGCAGCCCACGCCGCCGAGAGGCCGTCCGGCAGGAACTGCTGGACCATTTAAACGACCGCATACGTCTTTTGGAAGCGCAAGGGATGACCCCCGAACAGGCTGCCCGGCAGGCTGTCGCCTCCATGGGCGACCCGGATGCCGTCGGCCGGGCGCTCGCCGCTGCCGACCGGCCTTGGCGCCGGTTCTGGAGTTGGCTTGTCACCCTGTTTTTCTGGGCCGCTGCCCTGTTTTTGCTGCTGTTTTGTGTGCTTTGCCTGCTGCATGTCATTTAAAAACCCATCCTCGTGTTGGAGGATGGGTTTTTTAAAGCTTTTGGCCCAGTCCGGTGGTGTCATACCCGCCCAGAGCGTCCAAAGCCGCGCGGAACGCCTCCGACTGCATGACGCCCAAAAGCGCCTGCACCGCCGGATGGGACAGATCGTCCTGTCGGAACACGATGTCATACTGCTCGACCCGCAGCGGGATGAAATCAATCGTCGGGGTCTGCAAGGCGGCTTTCTGATTGCCCACCGCGCAGTCGGCCTGACCGCCCGCGACCGCGGCCGCAGCCGCCAGATGCGACCCCACGACATCTTCATAGCCACGGAGCATGCGCGGCGAAAGCCCGGCGCGCAGCAGCAGGCTGTCGGTCAGCACGCGGATGCCGCTGCCTTTCTCCCGATTGACCATGGTGACGTCCGGCCGGGCAAAGTCCTCGATGCGGTGAATGCCCTTGGGATTGCCCGCCGCGACATACAGTCCCACCGTGCGCCCCACCAGATGATAGACCTGCACCCGCTCGCCGGGCAGCAGTTTGGAGATAAAGGGCAGATTATAGGTGTCGGTCTCCATGTCCCACAGATGGGCGGTCGCGGCGTCGGCCTGCCCCTGATACATGGCGTGCAGGCCGTTGTAGCTGCCCATGTGCGAACGGAAAAAGAATGGCTCGCCGTAGGCCGTGTTGGCGCTGTCGCACAGCAGGTCCAGAAGGGCGTCCTGTCCGCATACGATAAACCGTCCCGCCTGGGCGGGCGCGGTATGCGCGGTCGGCTGGGCTGCACGCAGCACGGCGTATACGTCCTCCTCGCTCACGCGGAACTGCTTGCCCATCTTGGTGGCGCGGAGCGTCCCCTTTTTGATCATGTCATAGACCGTGCTTTTTTTGATTTTCAGCCGGTCGGCCACCTCCTGGGCGGTCAAATAACGCTCCGTCATGCCCGATGCGCCTCCTTTTGTTTTTATTATACTGGCCGGAAAAATCCCTGTCAAACCAGCCGCGATTGACAGTCCTTTGGTCATTTGATATAATAAACAAAACCAAACAATACTAAATAAAACAGGAGAAAACTATGAAAAAGAATCGTTTGCTTTCCGCCCTGCTGGCCGGGGCGCTGTGCGTATCGCTCGCCGCCTGCGGCGGCACAAACGCGGCGGACTCCGCGGGTGCATCCTCCTCGCAGGACGCCGAGCCGGTCGAACTGACCGTCTTCGCCGCCGCTTCCATGACCGAAACGCTGAACGAAATCGCCGAGCTGTACAAGGTCGAAGCGCCCAACGTATCCATTGTATACAACTTTGACTCCTCGGGCACGCTCAAGGCCCAGATTCAGGAGGGCGCAGTGTGCGACCTGTTCCTGTCCGCGGGGCAGAAACAGATGGACCAGCTGGACGCAGCGGCCGACGCTTCGGTCAACACCGAAGGGCTGGATTTTGTGCTCAGTGACTCGCGGCTTGATCTGCTGGAAAACAAAGTCGTGCTGATCGTGCCCGAAGGCGCAGAGAACGGCATCACTTCGTTTGAGGACGCGGGCACCGACAAGGTTTCGCGCATTGCGCTGGGCGGCGCGGACGTACCGGTCGGCCAGTATGCGCAGGAGATTTACGAATACCTCGGCCTGTGGGAGGACATGAACGCCGCTGGTAAGATCACCTTTGGCACCAACGTCAAGGAAGTCGTATCCCAGGTGGAAGCGGCAGCGGTCGACTGCGGCGTGGTCTACAAGACCGACGTGGCGGCAGCCAAAGGCGTGGAAGTCGTGGCCGAAGCGCCCGATGGCAGCTGCTCCCCAGCCATCTATCCGGTGGCGGTCCTCAAGACCAGCGAGCACCAGGCTGAAGCCCAGGCGTTCCTGGATTTCCTCCAGACCGACGCTTGCACGGCCATCTTTGAAAAAGCTGGTTTTGATGTGTTATAATCGATACGGAATCGGCGGCGTGGGGCGCACCCGCGCCGCTTTTTTTCTGGGGGATTCGTATGGACTGGTTTCCGCTTTACAACTCACTGCGCATTGCGCTCATCTCCACGGTCATCACCTTTTTTACCGGCATCTTTGCCGCGTATTACATCGCGCGGGTGCCGCGCGCGCTCAAGGGCGCGCTTGACTGTCTGCTGACCCTGCCCATGGTGCTGCCGCCAACCGTGGTCGGCTTTTTTCTGCTGCGCCTGCTCGGCCCGCGCGGCACGATCGGCCAGTATCTGCTCGAATGGTGGAACCTGCATATCACGATGACTTGGTATGCCGCCATTTTTGCGACTACGGTCGTCACTTTCCCGCTCATGTACCGCACCGCGCGCGGCGCGTTTGAAAGCTTTGACCGCAATCTGCTGTACGCTGGACGTACGCTCGGCCTGTCGAATACCTATCTCTTTTGGCGGGTGCTGCTGCCCGGCTGCAAGCAGGGCATTCTGGCCGGGATCGTACTGTCCTTTGCGCGCGGCCTGGGCGAATACGGCGCGACCAGCATGGTTTCGGGCTACACCCCCGGCCGGACGGCGACCATCTCCACGACCGTCTATCAGCTTTGGCGCGAATCCAACGACGCCCTGGCCTATCGGTGGGTGTTCATCAATCTCATCATCTCGTTTGCCGTGCTGCTGGCCGTCAATCTGCTGGAAAAGAAAAACCGAAAGGGGGCACCCCGCCGTGCTGGAAGCTAAATTTGTCAAGCGGCTGGACGCCTTCCCGCTCGAAGTCGAGTTAAAAGCCGACCGGCAGGCGGTCGCCCTGTTGGGTGCATCCGGTTCGGGCAAGTCGATGACCTTAAAGTGCATCGCAGGCGTGGAAAAGCCGGACGAAGGCCGTATTGTACTGGATGGACAGGTGTTGTTCGACTCGTCGAAGCGCATCAACCTGCCGCCCCAGCAGCGGCACGTCGGGCTTTTGTTCCAAAATTACGCCCTGTTCCCCACCATGACTGTCTGGCAGAACATCCGGTGCGGCCTGCGCCGACTGCCGCGCGCCGAGCAGAATGCCCGCATCGCGGCCCTCATCGCCCGGTTCCATCTGGAAGGGCTGGAAAAGCGTCTGCCCGCCATGCTGTCGGGCGGCCAACAGCAGCGGGTCGCGCTGGCGCGCATGCTGGCCAGCGAGCCGCGTCTTTTGATGCTGGACGAGCCCTTTTCGGCGCTCGACAGCTTTCTGCGCTGGGAACTGGAGCAAACTGTCGCCGAAGTAGTCGCCGCCCATGGCGGGGAAACGCTGTTCGTCTCGCACAACCGCGACGAAGCCTATCGCCTGTGCGACCGGGTGGCCGTGATGGAAAACGGCCGCATTGAAGTCAACAAGCCAAAAAACGATCTATTCCGCGCCCCGGAAACCCAGGCGGGCGCGCGGCTGATCGGCTGCGAGAACATCGCGCCCGCAGCGCTCACAGACGGCGTGCTGTCCATCCCGGCCTGGGGGCTGCGCCTTGCCGGTGTGGCCACGCCCGCATACACGGTGCACGCGGCGGGTATCCCTGCCGACGCCCTGCGCCTATGTGAAGCACCAGACGCCTGCCGCGCCCAGGTGCAACGGGTCATCGAATGCCCGGACGATGTGCTGGCTGTCGTGCTACCCGCGGGCGGCGCGCAGCCGCTGCGCTGCCGCCTGCCCAAGGCAGACGGCTTGCGCCTTGCGCCTGGGGACTGGATTTCTTTGTGCGCTGACCTCCGGCGCATCCACCTGCTGCGCTGACTGCTTCAAACTGACCTTATGAAAATATCGAAAACTGGTGATTTACGGCAGGCCATTTTCCGAGTACAATGGCACCATAAAATATCACCAGACGAAAGAAGGTTCCTGTTTATGAAGCGCAGTTCCACCCGCACCGTGATTTTGGCCGCTCTGCTCGCGGCGTTTACCACGGTTGCCACCATGATGATCAAATTCCCCACCCCGACCCTGGGCTACATCCACCTGGGCGACGGGCTGGTCCTCCTTTGCGGCGTACTGCTCGGCCCCGGCATGGGCGCCGCCGCAGCTGGCATCGGCTCCATGCTGGCCGACCTGTTTTCCGGCTATGCCGCCTTTGCGCCGGCCACGCTTATCATCAAGGCGCTGACCGCCTTTGTCGGCGGTTGGGTGTTCCATCACCTGCATGCGTCGGCATTCCGCACCCCGGTGCGCACCATTTTGGGCGGCATCCCGGCCGAGTGCGTGATGGTGCTCGGTTATTACCTGTACGAAGCCGGTATGATGGTCGTCGGCGGCAGCTCGTTTGCAGCGGCCCTGTCCGCAACCGCTGCCGGTGTACCGTTTAACATCGTGCAGGGTGCGGTCGGTGTGATTTTGTCGGTCGTCCTGCTGCCCGTGCTGGCACGCGCCAGCGGCGAACTGGATGCCCGCATCCGCGCTTGATTCTCTGCCAAAGGCCCGCTTTTCAGCGGGCCTTTTTGTGGTTGTTCACAAAAAATTCACCCGGTTCGCACCAAAAAGGTTTATAATAAAGATGTATGATTTTATTTTGACTATCACCGAAATGGGGGATGACACAGATGGCAAAAAAGATCCTCATCGTCGAAGATGATGACAACATCCGGGAACTTCTGCGCCTCTACTTAGAGCGCGAAGGATACGAGATCACCGAAGCGGAAAACGGGGCGGTCGGCCTGTCCAAATGGAAGGCCGAAAACCCGGACATGATGCTTCTGGACGTGATGATGCCGGTCATGGACGGCTGGCAGGTGTGCAAGGAAGTGCGCGCCGCGGGTTCGACCATGCCCATCATTATGATTACGGCCAAGGGCGAAACCATGGATAAGGTATCTGGCCTGGAACTGGGCGCGGACGACTATATCGTCAAGCCCTTGGAGATGCGCGAAGTGGTCGCACGTGTACGCGCGGTGTTCCGCCGCTTTGCGGGCGATGAAACCGGCAAACTGACCTTTGATAAGCTGGTCATCGACAAGCAGGCCTATGACCTAGTCATTGACGGCAAGCGCGTGGACGCGCCGCCCAAGGAGATCGAACTGCTGTATTTCCTGGCCCAGAGCCCCAACCGCGTGTTTACGCGTGCTCAGCTGCTGGACGATGTGTGGGGCTTTGACTACTACGGCGACACCCGTACGGTCGACGTCCACGTCAAGCGCCTGCGCGAAAAGCTGGAAGGCGTATCCGACAAATGGGAACTGAAAACCGTTTGGGGCGTGGGCTATAAATTCGAAACAAAGGGGTAAGTCATGGGGAAACGCAGCTTTTTCTTCCGCAATTACCTGTCGCACAGCCTGCTCATCGTCTTTGCCTTTCTTTTGGCCGGCACGCTCTTTTCCTATCAGTTTGGCAGCTATGTCAAAGACGAAAAACAGCAGCAGCTGGAATCGACAGCTTCTGCGGTCGCCAGCCAGACCACCGTGGCGGCCCAGGCGCTCGATGACGAACTGGTGCGCGAACTGTACAATGTTTACATCACCCAGATTGCCAACAGCGATCAAGTGAGCATTCTGGTGGCCAATCCTTCGGGCGACGTGGTGTTTTATGCCGCTCCGGATGAACTGGAAAAGCCCAAAAAGGATTCCATTGGGCAGTCCAGCCTGCGTGCGGTGCTGCGCCATGGACAATATTCCGGTCTGAGCACCCTGGGTGGGGTCCTGCCTTCGACCAGCTATTTTGTCGGCGCCGCCTGCCTGGATGAAAACGAACAGGTCACCGCTTATGTCTTTGTCACCTCACCGGCCAGCGTCATCACCGATATGATGGACAATGTATCCCGCATGTTCATTCTGGTCATGCTCATCGCGCTGGTGGGTACGCTGATTATTTCCTATTTCATCTCGGCCCGCATGACCGCGCCGCTCAAAATCATGGCGCTGGCCGCCCGGGAATATGCAGCCGGTAACTTCGACATCCGGGTCCCGGAGGACAATCACTGTACCGAAATCGACGAACTAGCCGTATCCTTTAACAACATGGCGCGCGATCTGGCCCAGCTCGATGAACTCACGCGCGGTTTTATCGGCAATGTATCGCACGAATTTAAGACCCCGATGACCACCATCGGCGGCTTTGTGGACGGCATGCTGGACGGCACCATCCCGCCCGACCAGCAGCAGAAATATCTGCGCATCATCTCCGAGGAAGTCGGACGGCTCAGCCGCATGGTCGTGCGTATGCTGGATGCTGCCAAGATTCAATCGGGCGAACTCATCCTCAACACCGCGCCTTTTGACTTTACCGAGATGTCCAGCCAGATCATCCTGTCGTTTGAGCGCAAGATCTTGTCCAAAAACCTGGAGGTGGACATTGACTTCCAGGACGGCCTGATTGTCAACGGCGACCGCGACCATGTATTCCGTGCGGTGTACAATCTGGTGGACAATGCGGTCAAATTCATCAACACCGACGGCAAACTGACCTTGCGGGCGCACGCCGAAGGAACCATGTGTGCCTTTTCCATCAAAAACACCGGCGCTGGCATTGCGCCGGAGGACATCCCACACGTGTTTGACCGTTTTTACAAAACCGACCGTTCTCGCAGTCTGGACCGTTCCGGCGCCGGATTGGGGCTGTATATCGTCAAGAATATCATCAATTTGCATGGCGGAGATATTTCAGTGCGTTCGGATGGCGGCGAAACCGAGTTTTCGCTGACCCTGCCCTTAGTCGATAAAAAATCGGCGGAGAACTTCATAAATTCTTCACAAAGCAGACAATAAACCTGCACATTGAGCCGGTAGAATAAGGACAGAACAAAGGAAATACAACCGATGCAACCGCATCTTTGAGAAAGGAAGCTTGACGATATGAACACCAATTATAACCCGAATCAACCGGGCGATCCCAATACCCCTTCGACTCCGCAGGAATCGGATTTTTGGAAAAACCCCGAACCGCAGCAGACACCCGAACAGCCGCCCGTCAACCCGCAGGCTGCAAATCCTTCGGCAGAGCCGGTACACACACAGCCGGACAGTTTCCCGCAAACGCCGTATCAAACGCCGGTCCGTTCTTCGGCAGATACCGACCAGCCGATCTATCACGATCAGGCCCATCAGACGACCGAACCGCCCTTTGCGGCAGGCAGCGCCAGCTATCACACCTATCAGGAATGGCAGGCGCAGGAAAACAAGCGGCAGGCCAAAAAAAACCGCAAGCCGCGGTCCAAAAAGCCGTTCATCATTGCCGGCAGCGTTGTGGCTGCGATTTCACTGTTCTGCGGTGGCCTGTTCTTAGGCAGCAGCCAGCTGGGCAGCACCAATTCTTCCAGCGCTTCGTCGTCCAATCAAAATCTCCCGACGCTGACCATTTC of the Intestinibacillus sp. Marseille-P6563 genome contains:
- a CDS encoding ECF transporter S component, with product MKRSSTRTVILAALLAAFTTVATMMIKFPTPTLGYIHLGDGLVLLCGVLLGPGMGAAAAGIGSMLADLFSGYAAFAPATLIIKALTAFVGGWVFHHLHASAFRTPVRTILGGIPAECVMVLGYYLYEAGMMVVGGSSFAAALSATAAGVPFNIVQGAVGVILSVVLLPVLARASGELDARIRA
- a CDS encoding response regulator transcription factor, yielding MAKKILIVEDDDNIRELLRLYLEREGYEITEAENGAVGLSKWKAENPDMMLLDVMMPVMDGWQVCKEVRAAGSTMPIIMITAKGETMDKVSGLELGADDYIVKPLEMREVVARVRAVFRRFAGDETGKLTFDKLVIDKQAYDLVIDGKRVDAPPKEIELLYFLAQSPNRVFTRAQLLDDVWGFDYYGDTRTVDVHVKRLREKLEGVSDKWELKTVWGVGYKFETKG
- a CDS encoding HAMP domain-containing sensor histidine kinase yields the protein MGKRSFFFRNYLSHSLLIVFAFLLAGTLFSYQFGSYVKDEKQQQLESTASAVASQTTVAAQALDDELVRELYNVYITQIANSDQVSILVANPSGDVVFYAAPDELEKPKKDSIGQSSLRAVLRHGQYSGLSTLGGVLPSTSYFVGAACLDENEQVTAYVFVTSPASVITDMMDNVSRMFILVMLIALVGTLIISYFISARMTAPLKIMALAAREYAAGNFDIRVPEDNHCTEIDELAVSFNNMARDLAQLDELTRGFIGNVSHEFKTPMTTIGGFVDGMLDGTIPPDQQQKYLRIISEEVGRLSRMVVRMLDAAKIQSGELILNTAPFDFTEMSSQIILSFERKILSKNLEVDIDFQDGLIVNGDRDHVFRAVYNLVDNAVKFINTDGKLTLRAHAEGTMCAFSIKNTGAGIAPEDIPHVFDRFYKTDRSRSLDRSGAGLGLYIVKNIINLHGGDISVRSDGGETEFSLTLPLVDKKSAENFINSSQSRQ